Proteins from one Mycteria americana isolate JAX WOST 10 ecotype Jacksonville Zoo and Gardens chromosome 1, USCA_MyAme_1.0, whole genome shotgun sequence genomic window:
- the CHST10 gene encoding carbohydrate sulfotransferase 10 — protein sequence MSDNMHHQWLLLAACFWVIFMFMVASKFITLTFKDPDGYGAKQEPLILTAVTKVEEVHVPEEKHWPEEFQPTGKGFSGNLIRQPLVHMERLELLRNVCRDTALRNLSHTAVSKFVLDRIFVCDKHKILFCQTPKVGNTQWKKVLIVLNGAFSSIEEIPENIVHDHEKNGLPRLSSFSDSEIKKRLNLYFKFFIVRDPFERLISAFKDKFVHNPRFEPWYRHEIAPGIIRKYRKNRTETKGLQFEDFVRYLGDPNHRWLDVQFGDHIIHWVTYVELCAPCEITYSVIGHHETLEDDAPYILKAAGIDHLVSYPTIPPGITVYNKTKVERYFSGISKRDIRRLYARFEGDFKLFGYREPDFLLN from the exons ATGTCTGACAACATGCACCACCAGTGGCTGCTGCTAGCTGCATGCTTTTGGGTGATATTCATGTTCATGGTTGCTAGCAAGTTTATCACATTGACTTTTAAAGACCCAGATG GCTATGGTGCCAAGCAAGAGCCATTGATACTGACAGCTGTGACAAAAGTGGAGGAGGTACATGTGCCAGAGGAAAAACATTGGCCTGAAGAATTCCAG CCAACTGGAAAAGGTTTTTCTGGAAATCTGATCCGCCAACCTCTCGTTCATATGGAAAGACTTGAGCTTCTCAGGAATGTCTGCAGAGACACTGCATTGAGAAATCTCTCTCACACTGCAGTTTCCAAATTCGTCTTGGACCGAATATTTGTGTGTGACAAGCACAAGATCCTGTTTTGTCAGACGCCAAAAGTGGGCAACACTCAGTGGAAAAAAGTCTTGATCGTTTTGAATG GAGCATTTTCTTCCATAGAAGAGATCCCAGAAAATATTGTACATGATCATGAGAAGAATGGCCTTCCACGCTTGTCCTCCTTCAGCgactctgaaattaaaaaacg ACTGAATTTATACTTCAAGTTTTTTATTGTTAGAGATCCATTTGAAAGacttatttctgcatttaaagaCAAGTTTGTGCACAATCCTCGATTCGAACCTTGGTACCGGCATGAAATTGCTCCTGGCATCATTCGTAAATATAGAAAGAATCGCACAGAGACCAAAGGGCTGCAGTTTGAGGATTTTGTGCGCTATCTGGGTGACCCTAACCACCGATGGCTGGATGTTCAGTTTGGTGACCACATCATTCATTGGGTAACGTATGTGGAACTTTGTGCGCCCTGTGAAATCACGTATAGTGTGATTGGACACCATGAAACCCTGGAGGACGATGCTCCGTATATCTTGAAAGCAGCTGGCATAGACCATCTGGTATCATACCCCACGATTCCACCAGGCATAACAGTgtacaacaaaacaaaagtagAACGGTATTTTTCGGGAATTAGCAAGAGAGACATAAGACGCCTCTATGCACGGTTTGAAGGCGATTTTAAACTCTTTGGTTATCGGGAGCCAGATTTCTTGCTTAACTGA
- the NMS gene encoding neuromedin-S yields MPPPALPWLLAACCLCALPRGSGFPQPFSRFGDGVELPKSQQLALCFSQWMELSNQPQISSTVLDLCYSIFNSMHTNEESQIAAAKFTKKDSHGTLGRPFFLFRPRNGRTIEGSEYHGI; encoded by the exons AtgcccccgcccgccctgccctggctgctcgCCGCCTGCTGCCTCTGCGCCCTCCCGCGGGGCTCAG ggtTCCCCCAGCCTTTCTCGCGCTTCGGGGACGGCGTGGAGCTGCCCAAGAGCCAG caactgGCGCTGTGTTTCAGTCAGTGGATGGAACTGTCTAATCAACCCCAG aTCTCCAGCACTGTTTTGGATCTTTGTTATTCCATATTCAACAGCATGCATACAAATGAG GAATCGCAGATTGCTGCTGCAAAGTTTACAAAGAAG gaTAGTCATGGGACTCTAGGAcggccttttttccttttcagg cCTCGAAATGGAAGAACTATCGAAGGCAGTG AGTACCACGGAATATGA